From the genome of Zerene cesonia ecotype Mississippi chromosome 24, Zerene_cesonia_1.1, whole genome shotgun sequence:
agcgggcaactgagctggtggtccacctgatggtaagcgatcaccaccgcccataaacattcgcaaaggtagtacctctgctaatgcgctgcccgcttttgtggggtaagggaaaagaaaaggattaacgaatgtgtgtaaaaaaatctcaCCTCAATATTTCTCCGTTTGGCGAAATCCAACTTCCAATAGCGTTCCTCATTCTCCACAACAAACGGGAAACACTTGACGAATTCACTTTTGTTCGCTTCCGCACTAATCAGCggtattttctttaacaaaCACTTAACCACTTGCCGCACACTGGTCAAACGCTCCACGATTCTCTTGAACTCATCCAACTTCGGCTCCCTGTCCACCGTTTCGTAGAAACTGAAGCCCAAATAGCAATGGTCGTTCTCTATATGAGTGGGGAGACGATGCCTTTCGAATTTGTGTTCGTTCAGCAGACTTTTCACTTCCGGCTTCAACAACGAAACgccctttttaatatttcgcaCGCCATTTTTGACTGGACTTATTTTGGCCGTCTGCACGCTGCCCTTCGAGTTAATAACGATTTCTTGCACTGTGCTCAAATCCAGTTTCCTGTCCATTTCTAGATAATATATCTTCCCCGTCGTCGGATCCATGTATTTCATGATCCGTTTCTTCCACGGCTGCTCTATGCTGCTCGGTATTTCGTCGGCCATTTTGATGTCAGCGTCCGCGTCGACTTTCACTGGGGTTGCTTGCatgtcttttttaatatcctTCACGAGCATATCGTCCACGCTCACAGCCGTTTGGTTTGCGAAGAAATCCAGCCAACTATCGCCCTCGTTTATATGGTTCTCTGCTTCGTTCGGCTCTGGTTTGATCTGCACTTCTGTATCGTCTGTGCCCTTGTCATCTGCGTGCTGTGCGTCTGGTGCGTCTGCGTCTTCCGCCGCCAACTTGTGTGTCGTGTCGTCGTCTTTGTATTCGTATTTTAACATTTCCGGCGTGCTGTATAGCCACACATCTACCACTGTTTCCGCACCTGaagtgaagaaataaaaaatattttatattttcatatattcattCCGTAGTTTCctaacttatttaatatataataataataataacaataatttagtcATATAATCGAGCAACTATATACAATAggcttaaaaactatgttagtacattaaattagaaattatccTATTCTATATCATTgctgaaaataatttacagcAATGGTTTACATATAGACAATCTAATCTACttgcaatacattttaaaattgtatcggGACTGTCTCGCACCCGGCGCACCAGGGATATGCATCTCTTACGGATTGTAGtgtaaaaatactaataataaaaaaatattaatactagcttttcgttcgccccggcttcgctcaggatacatatacagcctatgtcactcagtgaagttgcagctttttaacgatgaaagagttttttaattggtttagtagtttttacgtgataacatacaaacacacttttataCAAATCACTCCTCTATAGCATAGATAAGCTATATCGAATTTGTCAcaatatctttaataaaattagtcaTTCAGTCACTGACATCACTAACCTCTATTCTACGAACAAGCTGATATGATCTTTGCCTGTTTCCGTGTCAGAGAGACCCAGTCCACTCTTTGGCCCATCCATCCATTTACTCGCTTACTTTTAGTTAACATTTTCACGTGTCAGGTCTAGCCAAACAGCCCACACAGCCTCCCACTCGCTCACACGCTTACGTTTACTTAACCTCCTTATGTGTCGGACACACTAAACCAGCCCACCCACTCACTAACAGACACACTCACTCACTCGCTTTCCAGATTCCTTACGCGTCGGACACACCCAACCCACCGCCCcccactcactcactcactacCTCACCCCACTCACACAGCGTGCCGATCCAGCCACCAACTCACTCACTCCCTCACATTCACTGAACCACCTCACGGCGGTGGCAGCCGGTGGCAGCCGGTGGCAGCCACTCACCGAGCGTCTGCAGGCCGGTGTAGTGGCGGTCGAGCGCTATGGTGTGCGCGAGCGCGGCCGGCCGGTTGACGTCGGGCCGCGGGAAGTGCAGCTCCAGCGACACGGGGAACTCGCCCCAGCCGCGCCGCGAGATGTGGAACGGCGGCTTGCTGGGGGGGTGATGATGATATACTTGTCATTAAACTAGCTCACCGCCCGCGGCTTTAACCGCGTTATCAATGGGGGGGGACAATCAACAGTACCGAGGGTACcccccacacacacacacatactacCCGTTCCCAGTGGNNNNNNNNNNNNNNNNNNNNNNNNNNNNNNNCCGTTCggaaaactatcctatgtccatTCTCGGGCCTCAAACAATCTCTAGCAAAATTCATCCAAATTTGGTTTAGTGGTTAAGTTACGACGTGAAGCGAGAgatagacagagttactttcgcatagACAATATAAGTAGGGTCTGTACCTACAATAATcccataaaaaaacaacacattttttgtatatttgcaacataattttttggtgtggtacatataaatcacactaatattataaatgtaaaagtgtGTATTCGAATGATGAATTCAATTGGTACGCCacctatttattgttttattgctgAACCTTATTTAGTGGGATTTTTTGagatatagatttatattatttagtcgATATATAGATACGTAGTTGCGCCTCGGGATTTCaccccgcgtaagtccatatcctgTAAGagtatcgtgataaaaagtttcctatatgtaattccagttgtccagctgtccacgtaccaaatttcattgcaatcgattcagtaggttttgcgtgaaagagcaacaaacacgcacacacatccttacaaacattcgcaattataatagtaggaagtgggaagtaggatattagtagggttAGTAAGATAGTCCTAATAGGAGTTCcatgtcccagcagtgggaacatatatgggctgatggtgTCTGTGGTGTGTATGGTGTGTGTGGTGTGTATGGTGTGTGTGGTGTGTGTGGTGTGTGTGGTGTGTGTGGTGTGTGTGGTGTGTGTGGTGTGTGTGGTGTGCGTGGTGTGTGTGGTGTGTGCGAGGGGGCCGGCGCTCACCGCAGGTGCACGACGTGGTGCGGCGCGTAGGAGTGGTGCAGGCGCGCGGTGACGGCCGTGACGAGCGCGGACAGGTCGGGCCGCGCCGCCGGCCCGCGCACGTACAGCAGCCACTTGTGCGTCGAGCGGTCCAGCCGCGACGCCGGCGGCACGTACTTGGACGTGTTGCCTGTACGATACGACATGAATGAATGTAGCGACGGACGGCGCTGGCGGTGGTGGCAACATCGTTCGACCAAAGAAAGTTCACCCGCTAATAACTAGAAGCTAGAGaggactaaaaataaatttgcgaGTAGTAGAGTCCGCCTCCTCgatacagtggttaacgcagGTGCGTAGGAccaaggggtcctgggttcaattcccggtggagacgcacaataaaaaaacgtgtCAGGCTGGCCGggcacagaaggctgatcacctacttgtccataaaaaaaaatcgatcagtgaaacagatgtatatcatctgccccataccccactagcgGACACGGGAGTTCACTTTTGTTTATATGgagttaaaaacaaattttcttataGTCCAGCAACTgattgttaaatattgaaaaaaaaaaaaaacggctAAACAGGGCTAAAAATACATTGCCagtatataaagttataaaaaaaaatcttatagtCCTCCGActgattgtaaattataaatatataaagtgttTATTTCAAGTTCAATTACGATTCTGTAACAATTATTCCACATTGACTGTTGGTGAATTTCATTAGGCAATTAGAAAATTCAGTTCGTAAACGAACCACTCCCTTTACACCAGTAAAAGCAAAAGAAAACCAATATGCCAATATTATTTcgataattgttaaatatatataattaaatattgcccTATGATGGGGCTAAAGAGTTTAAAACTGGTTTGAATCACCAGAAAAAGGGTAAATTTCACTCCAAAAGGGCTAAGGTGGCAACACtggttttaaatatgtaaaaaaaaaaaacacactccAATGATCATACTCATGAAGTCAAACTTTTCATGATTGGTCACTCAGTACATCTAATAATTCGTTTGTCGCTATGTCACAACATGGCGCCGAATCTTTCCCATACCAAGTCGGATCGCACAgcaccacacacacacactcacctATAATAATCCTGTAGCGATGTTTCATCTTATTCCTAGTTATCTCATCCAACGTCAGAACGTTCTCGATTTTCGGCTCAATGTGGCGAGGGATCCTCCTTGGCCTGCCCGACGTTTCCGGTACGATCTCTTGTGTATCCTTTTGCTCGTCCGGCATTTCTGGTCGGAGGGTTTTCGTTGAGTCAGCCGATATTGTGTAGTTTCTGGTTTGCAGCATTGCCTGTTGTGgaaacatattgttttatacatttaaatgtgtgAAAAATCAGACCAAACATTGTTCTGTAACTAATTTTaacaagaaagaaaacaaatcaaattgtcaaaactacACAAAATTTAGATAggactaaaattataatacaatatacaaattatacataaaaaaacagttgaatAGTCAACCTTCTCCTCCTTTTTAGTCGGTTAAATAATACTGAGCCCTAACTCACCGAATAGTCTATCCTTGTTTTATTCCTTGGCCCcttgaatttgaaaatctCATCCAAATCAGCTGTTTTCTTTCCGAGTAACTTACGGACGGACGGATGCAGTCTGCGTTGACCATCTCGGAGTAATCGAGCTACCTGAAATATAGGAAATATaccttcatttatttaaaggaaTCTTTTTTTAGTCACGCTATTTATAACTCTGAAACGCCTTAACACattgaagaaagaaataattttgaacaagaaatttgctacgtagatagTTTAAGAACCGAGAAAGGGACAGTTTTATCCCTGGGAATCCCACAGGAACGGAAACCATAATCGGATTCCGGtacgttaaaatttaaaataatttgtgctTCTATAcaaagtctaattgaataaattattgttcgaGTTCAAAACATACCTCGGTTTTAGCTGTAGGCTCCGCTTGTGCGGCAATATCATCATTTATTTGACTGGCTGTCAGCTGTAGCCTCTGATCCTTGTAGTAATTATTCACCAGGGTATACCTCAGCTGGTGAAGATACCGACGAGCTGTAGTCATcctgtaatttatattcactTCACTTCAACAATATTGTACATACACTGATGTTTgcttatgtttaatttttattgagtaacacctctagtgttgcaagtgttcacggtggtgaccacttaacatcaggtagcccacctgctcctttgcttgctctgccataaaaaaaaaagcaaagtGGCTTCCCGCATCTATccctatgtatttatatatgctgagatctttaaaactacacaatgaattataatgttttttttttttaatagatagagtgatttaagaggaaggtttatatgtataataacatctattaaattactctaAATTTAGCGATGTAAAATACGGGAAAAATCTAgttattactaaaaattaCCCATGCAACTTCTTGCCAGTGCATGGTGGTGCTAGATTTCACTTAGaacttatatacatataatattgcaCAGTTAAAAACTGGTTGTGCACTTATTTCTACAACTATAACACTACAACGGTAAGTAAACATACATTTCAGGATCACCTTGTCAAGAAGATAAGAATTCaacgaaaacaatataatattacaacaaCATCTACCtctatagttttatagcatggaattgcttttataaagcgaaattgcttttataattgCGTTTATGAGAAATAAAGAATAGACCCCCGTCCGGCGATCAAATtctttctattcttaaaaaatttccttttttatcaaaactttGGTCTATCATGTAAATGTATATGAAtgttacaattacaataactgaatgtgcaaataattatcatcaatactaataaattacaaaaaaatgtaggCACATGCTCAATAAATGACACatgtaaacaaaacataaaaaaatatacagacaataatgcttttatttcCTAAACAATAGTGGTGCATAAAATTATGCGTAGTTGATTGAAAATCAcgaaaattacatttcatcGGACTAACCTTTGATCTATTAACAAAACTTCGTTTTCTCTGGCCTCCACTTCATTGGAGAATTCACGATGAATAATCTTCTTGATTATATCTACTTTCTCTTCTTCATTTATGTTTGGCGGTTCAGCCTTTACACAAACCGGCGCTTCCGGATAGTCAGGATCGTGATATTCTCCCCTGCTAtccattttatatacaacCACTCTATATCAATTGTACGCccatacattaataataacaactttGATTTGCATTCGTACGGCACGTGAAAGAAAAGTTTTATCACATTTCTCTCAACGTGAAAGGATCGAACTGGTTTTATATCactttagtttattataaaataaaactatcccTTTTTCGACAATTTCCGCGTTTGACAGAAGTAAGGTCAACAACCGAGTTATGATAATCGTTACGTTTGGGTACTTTTTTACTCGCAAAATTACATTCACAAATCAGAATGCGGCTGCTTGTAAATTTTCCGCGCAAGCTTGCTTCAAATACTTGGAAATAGAAGTCATATTACAAGCATCATGGTTGACAGTTTAAGAATCACGTTTTTTGAGCTCggtataaattaacaaatatcacTTTTTTGAAAATGAACCTATAAAAACTGCAATCATGCAACAAgcttactaaataattatttcaccgcatatattattataaaaattgtaagtatCGATTTTATAGCACATCCTTATTTCTagacacaaaacaaatattcgtTATCTGTATCTGACAGCTGTAAGCTGAcgtttgtaatttgtattgcAGTTTCTTGACCATTCGCTTTGTTGTAGACTTGTTCAATTCTCACAACGAAACCTAGAAACCAGCGGGCTCCGTTGAGGCGCAGGCAGGCAAGCATCGAGCGGGATGTGAGGGCTCGATACGAGCGTGCTTCCATGTCCGATACGCAGGCTAGAGGCCACCAGGCCATGTCAGATTCGAGACGCCCTTTCTTCTACCCTGATAGCAGCAG
Proteins encoded in this window:
- the LOC119836462 gene encoding uncharacterized protein LOC119836462 — protein: MDSRGEYHDPDYPEAPVCVKAEPPNINEEEKVDIIKKIIHREFSNEVEARENEVLLIDQRMTTARRYLHQLRYTLVNNYYKDQRLQLTASQINDDIAAQAEPTAKTEVARLLRDGQRRLHPSVRKLLGKKTADLDEIFKFKGPRNKTRIDYSAMLQTRNYTISADSTKTLRPEMPDEQKDTQEIVPETSGRPRRIPRHIEPKIENVLTLDEITRNKMKHRYRIIIGNTSKYVPPASRLDRSTHKWLLYVRGPAARPDLSALVTAVTARLHHSYAPHHVVHLRKPPFHISRRGWGEFPVSLELHFPRPDVNRPAALAHTIALDRHYTGLQTLGAETVVDVWLYSTPEMLKYEYKDDDTTHKLAAEDADAPDAQHADDKGTDDTEVQIKPEPNEAENHINEGDSWLDFFANQTAVSVDDMLVKDIKKDMQATPVKVDADADIKMADEIPSSIEQPWKKRIMKYMDPTTGKIYYLEMDRKLDLSTVQEIVINSKGSVQTAKISPVKNGVRNIKKGVSLLKPEVKSLLNEHKFERHRLPTHIENDHCYLGFSFYETVDREPKLDEFKRIVERLTSVRQVVKCLLKKIPLISAEANKSEFVKCFPFVVENEERYWKLDFAKRRNIEWSRAKLINKLLVENFKSSTEQIWRTKQILVYARLHGFYPTRPESVLAQPDRHTDEWSSWNDMEASRSLESSIKEVYPSACDISSLSIFDLDSYRAADPPVLADSDEEIDVVRDRRSVVRKQCDSAVVQCALPVTGDDERHGFVFVERKCADIGLELRNEDVGHGYSYSAVHAVLLSAVRSFAEDLIRESLAVKLMEGASAHHPPPTWSGSSSRIPIHLQHVYRAAQAWAHMSNSGLATNKVETHSL